Proteins encoded by one window of Esox lucius isolate fEsoLuc1 chromosome 4, fEsoLuc1.pri, whole genome shotgun sequence:
- the hnrnph1 gene encoding heterogeneous nuclear ribonucleoprotein H isoform X1, with protein sequence MSDGEGFVVRVRGLPWSCSVDEVQRFFSDCKIANNGTSIHFTYTREGRPSGEAFVELESEDDLKIAVKKDRETMGHRYVEVFKSNNVEMDWVMKHTGPNCPETAGDGLVRLRGLPFGCSKEEIVQFLSGLEIVPNGITLPVDFQGRSTGEAFVQFASQDIAEKALKKHKERIGHRYIEIFKSSRAEVRTHYEPQRKPMGMQRPGPYDRPSGGRGYNMMGGRGGGSYDRMRRGGYGGGVSEGRYGDSSSSFQSTTGHCVHMRGLPYRATETDIYNFFSPLNPVRVHVEIGPDGRVTGEADVEFATHEDAVAAMSKDKANMQHRYVELFLNSTAGGSNGSYGSPMQGGMGNQSSYSSGGLSSGYSGGYNSQSSMGGYSDYSNQGGMSSSYYGGGGRSSTGLGAGWGM encoded by the exons ATGTCTGATGGAGAGGGTTTTGTTGTGCGTGTGAGAGGACTACCATGGTCCTGCTCTGTGGATGAAGTACAGAGGTTCTTCTCTG ATTGTAAAATCGCCAACAATGGCACCAGCATCCATTTTACCTACACACGTGAGGGTCGACCGAGTGGAGAGGCATTCGTGGAGTTGGAGAGCGAGGACGACCTGAAGATAGCTGTCAAGAAGGACAGGGAAACCATGGGACACCGATATgtagaag TGTTTAAATCCAACAATGTGGAGATGGATTGGGTGATGAAACACACCGGTCCAAACTGCCCAGAGACTGCTGGAGACGGCCTTGTCAGGCTCAGAGGCCTTCCCTTTGGCTGCAGCAAGGAGGAGATTGTCCAGTTCCTCTCAG GGTTGGAAATCGTGCCAAATGGGATAACATTGCCGGTGGACTTCCAGGGGAGGAGTACGGGGGAGGCCTTCGTGCAGTTTGCTTCACAGGATATAGCTGAAAAGGCTctaaagaaacacaaggaaagaATAGGGCACAG GTACATTGAGATCTTCAAGAGCAGCCGCGCCGAGGTGAGGACCCACTACGAGCCCCAGAGGAAACCAATGGGGATGCAGAGGCCGGGCCCTTATGACAGACCGTCCGGGGGGCGAGGGTACAACATGATGGGCGGTCGAGGAGGGGGGTCCTACGACAGGATGAGACGCGGAGGATatggtggag GTGTGTCTGAGGGGAGGTACGGTGATAGTAGTTCGTCCTTCCAGAGTACCACGGGTCATTGTGTCCACATGAGGGGTCTGCCCTACAGAGCCACTGAGACGGACATCTACAAT tTTTTCTCCCCTCTGAACCCAGTACGGGTACATGTAGAGATCGGTCCTGACGGCAGAGTGACTGGAGAGGCTGACGTGGAGTTTGCCACCCACGAGGACGCTGTGGCAGCCATGTCAAAAGACAAGGCTAACATGC AACACCGCTACGTTGAGCTGTTCCTCAACTCAACAGCAGGGGGCAGTAACGGCTCCTATGGCAGCCCGATGCAGGGCGGTATGGGGAACCAGTCGTCTTACAGCAGTGGGGGGCTGAGCTCTGGGTACTCTGGAGGCTACAACAGTCAGAGCAGTATGGGAGGATACAGTGATTATA GTAACCAGGGCGGAATGAGCAGCAGTTACTATGGTGGAGGCGGGAGGAGTTCCACTGGATTGGGGGCGGGGTGGGGGATGTAG
- the hnrnph1 gene encoding heterogeneous nuclear ribonucleoprotein H isoform X2: MSDGEGFVVRVRGLPWSCSVDEVQRFFSDCKIANNGTSIHFTYTREGRPSGEAFVELESEDDLKIAVKKDRETMGHRYVEVFKSNNVEMDWVMKHTGPNCPETAGDGLVRLRGLPFGCSKEEIVQFLSGLEIVPNGITLPVDFQGRSTGEAFVQFASQDIAEKALKKHKERIGHRYIEIFKSSRAEVRTHYEPQRKPMGMQRPGPYDRPSGGRGYNMMGGRGGGSYDRMRRGGYGGGVSEGRYGDSSSSFQSTTGHCVHMRGLPYRATETDIYNFFSPLNPVRVHVEIGPDGRVTGEADVEFATHEDAVAAMSKDKANMQHRYVELFLNSTAGGSNGSYGSPMQGGMGNQSSYSSGGLSSGYSGGYNSQSSMGGYSDYIR, translated from the exons ATGTCTGATGGAGAGGGTTTTGTTGTGCGTGTGAGAGGACTACCATGGTCCTGCTCTGTGGATGAAGTACAGAGGTTCTTCTCTG ATTGTAAAATCGCCAACAATGGCACCAGCATCCATTTTACCTACACACGTGAGGGTCGACCGAGTGGAGAGGCATTCGTGGAGTTGGAGAGCGAGGACGACCTGAAGATAGCTGTCAAGAAGGACAGGGAAACCATGGGACACCGATATgtagaag TGTTTAAATCCAACAATGTGGAGATGGATTGGGTGATGAAACACACCGGTCCAAACTGCCCAGAGACTGCTGGAGACGGCCTTGTCAGGCTCAGAGGCCTTCCCTTTGGCTGCAGCAAGGAGGAGATTGTCCAGTTCCTCTCAG GGTTGGAAATCGTGCCAAATGGGATAACATTGCCGGTGGACTTCCAGGGGAGGAGTACGGGGGAGGCCTTCGTGCAGTTTGCTTCACAGGATATAGCTGAAAAGGCTctaaagaaacacaaggaaagaATAGGGCACAG GTACATTGAGATCTTCAAGAGCAGCCGCGCCGAGGTGAGGACCCACTACGAGCCCCAGAGGAAACCAATGGGGATGCAGAGGCCGGGCCCTTATGACAGACCGTCCGGGGGGCGAGGGTACAACATGATGGGCGGTCGAGGAGGGGGGTCCTACGACAGGATGAGACGCGGAGGATatggtggag GTGTGTCTGAGGGGAGGTACGGTGATAGTAGTTCGTCCTTCCAGAGTACCACGGGTCATTGTGTCCACATGAGGGGTCTGCCCTACAGAGCCACTGAGACGGACATCTACAAT tTTTTCTCCCCTCTGAACCCAGTACGGGTACATGTAGAGATCGGTCCTGACGGCAGAGTGACTGGAGAGGCTGACGTGGAGTTTGCCACCCACGAGGACGCTGTGGCAGCCATGTCAAAAGACAAGGCTAACATGC AACACCGCTACGTTGAGCTGTTCCTCAACTCAACAGCAGGGGGCAGTAACGGCTCCTATGGCAGCCCGATGCAGGGCGGTATGGGGAACCAGTCGTCTTACAGCAGTGGGGGGCTGAGCTCTGGGTACTCTGGAGGCTACAACAGTCAGAGCAGTATGGGAGGATACAGTGATTATA TCAGGTAA